GCCGCCGGGGCTCTGTCCAAGGCGGCCCTTCGTCGTGCCGGGTCCCTGGTGAGGCCCGGCACGACGACGCTCGAGATCGACCAGGTGGTCGAGGGGTTCATCAGGCTCCACGGCGCCGTTCCCACCTTCAAGGGCTACGGCGGGTTCCCGGGGAGCGTCTGCTCCTCGGTCAACGAGCAGATCGTCCACGGCATTCCCTCGCAGGGCGTGGTCCTGCAGGAGGGTGACATCGTCTCCATCGATACCGGCGCCACCTACCAGGGCTGGGTCGGCGACAACGCGTGGACGTTCTACGTCGGCACCCCGTCCGAGGAGTGGCGCGCCCTGTGCGAGTGCACCCGCGACTGCCTCAAGGCGGCCATCGAGCAGGCGGTGCCCGGCAACCACCTCGGTGACATCGGGGCGGCGGTCCAGGAGCTCGCCGAGGCCAACGGCTACGGCGTTGTCCGCGACTACGTGGGCCACGGCGTTGGCCAGGTCATGCACGAGGAGCCCGAGGTGCGCAACTACGGCAAGCGCGGCCGCGGCGTGAAGCTCCAGGCGGGCATGGTCATCGCCATCGAGCCGATGATCACGCTCGGCACCTACCGCTGCCACACGCTCGGCAACGGCTGGACCGTCGTGACCGACGACGGCATGCCCGCCGCCCACTACGAGAACACCGTCGCCGTCACCGAGGACGGACCGGTCATTCTCACC
Above is a genomic segment from Olsenella timonensis containing:
- the map gene encoding type I methionyl aminopeptidase, which codes for MIHIKTPEQIEQMKAAGALSKAALRRAGSLVRPGTTTLEIDQVVEGFIRLHGAVPTFKGYGGFPGSVCSSVNEQIVHGIPSQGVVLQEGDIVSIDTGATYQGWVGDNAWTFYVGTPSEEWRALCECTRDCLKAAIEQAVPGNHLGDIGAAVQELAEANGYGVVRDYVGHGVGQVMHEEPEVRNYGKRGRGVKLQAGMVIAIEPMITLGTYRCHTLGNGWTVVTDDGMPAAHYENTVAVTEDGPVILTQDEKGPWCPMQGGAEG